The genomic segment TGACCGGCAGGGCGATCAGCGCCGGTCTGCGCGGCCGGTGAGAGCCGACCGCGCAGCGACCACGACCTATCAACCACCGCCACGTTCGCTCCACTGCCCATCAGGCGATGTAGTGGCAGCCCAAAGGCAGGCCCCTCGTCCAGGTCCCTGGGGGCTCAGCCCGGACCGAGCCCCCAGTGCTGTGGTCTTCCGTCAGTGCGGGCCGAGATGGGAAACGGCCTGGGTGACGGTGTCGAAGTGCATCGTGCTGCGGGATCGCTGGTCGTATCGGTCCCAGTGAGGCATGGCCGGGTGGTTGGGGTCGCCGGTGCGGATGAACGAGATCCACGCCTGGTGCATGCTCCTGGCGAGACCGTCCCTGATCCTGGTGTCCATCCCCGCCAGGAACGGCGCGTGCGCCCACTTGTCGAAATTGTCGAAGACGAACGGCAGTTCCAGGCAGTGCGGGGCGCCCAGTCGGCCGTCGTGTGCAGGTGTGGGGAAGTCGAACTCGTACGTCCAGACCGGGCGACCCCCTGCCGCCCGCGCTTCCGCGAACGCCAGGGCGGGCTTCCTGAACAGCTCGTCGGTGGTCAGGTCGATGAGAACGTCGATCGGCCGAGCGCCTGGGCGCGCGGCCTCGTACGACGCGTACGCCTCGGCCGCACCGTCACCGAAGCTGTCCTGTGCCCGGCGGAGCACCTGTTCCTTCGTCGTCGACGCGTAGGCCTCGCCCAGCGCGAAGGTGAAAGCACACTCTTCCCTGGTCCAGCCGATGAGGACGTCGATATCCGCGCCCGGACCGGCGAGCAGGTTGTCGACGGGTTGCCGGGCCCGCGTCCCCCCGTCGAGCACCGGCATGAACGGCACGGTCCAGTGGCCCCATTCCATGGTGGCCGCGAGGAGTCCGGCCGTGGCCTCGACCAGGCGCGGCCACGGCACCGCGCGCAGTTCGTCCCCGTCCTTTGCGCCGACCATCTCCAGGTAGGCGGCAGTGCGGGCCAGGGCCTCGTCAGGTGTGGCGAGGGGCATGGCCAGTGGGACGCTCTGGAGGACGGCACGCCGGAAGAGCCTGCCGCCACTGGCGTGGCCCGCGAGTGCCGCCGTGGACAGGGCGCCGGCGGACTG from the Streptomyces sp. RKAG293 genome contains:
- a CDS encoding carboxylesterase/lipase family protein; translation: MGLAQDRTAPVVNTRSGPVRGVAEDDLAVFKGVPYAAPPVGPLRWRPAQPHPGWSDTLDATAHGPSSPQAVRQVDPILGGHGLPPFDEDCLTLNVWTPGTDDARRPVLVWIHGGAFISGSGGMPNYSGETFARDGDLVVVTLNYRLGPLGLLYFASDDGTEQGNLWLTDQLAALRWVHDNIAAFGGDPDNVTVAGQSAGALSTAALAGHASGGRLFRRAVLQSVPLAMPLATPDEALARTAAYLEMVGAKDGDELRAVPWPRLVEATAGLLAATMEWGHWTVPFMPVLDGGTRARQPVDNLLAGPGADIDVLIGWTREECAFTFALGEAYASTTKEQVLRRAQDSFGDGAAEAYASYEAARPGARPIDVLIDLTTDELFRKPALAFAEARAAGGRPVWTYEFDFPTPAHDGRLGAPHCLELPFVFDNFDKWAHAPFLAGMDTRIRDGLARSMHQAWISFIRTGDPNHPAMPHWDRYDQRSRSTMHFDTVTQAVSHLGPH